The Lycium ferocissimum isolate CSIRO_LF1 chromosome 10, AGI_CSIRO_Lferr_CH_V1, whole genome shotgun sequence genome window below encodes:
- the LOC132035228 gene encoding F-box/kelch-repeat protein At3g23880-like produces MEKSLSTDQIINKILLHLPVKPLIRFRSVCKSWRSLINDPIFIDAHRKKMEIVSDNLRLFQIVYQLYPNEGLRSWCYAGSPSNELIHPGFPIMNTKPCTYELVGSCNGLICFLTNFLHGKKEINLWNPSLRKYRTVPASTFSPERQRHAPSYGFGFDGSNDHKMVKVTYIDDRILKKPIVEVYSLKQDSWKTIGDCFPSQYYYVRGVTVFFNGCIHWLTQREYGKIRPRRLPIVSFDVVKEVFQEFWLPNPTEREANCISPLHGSLCVCAKSTSPIDTILDIEVWLMKEYAMEETWTKLYVTRLDEELSGPIIPLRVLDHFAEAIVYINKNVFLYDHENEEFEDFGIWANGIGVPYVTSFMESLVWVEPIIVETTRIKEEVNFTIERMEIENAKLESTTSKKETKEVGAKQDGNCVIL; encoded by the coding sequence ATGGAGAAATCATTATCCACagatcaaatcatcaacaagaTTTTATTGCACTTACCCGTGAAACCTCTCATTCGATTTCGATCCGTTTGTAAATCATGGCGTTCTCTAATCAACGATCCAATTTTCATCGATGCACATCGAAAGAAAATGGAAATTGTTAGCGACAACTTGCGTCTATTCCAAATTGTGTACCAATTATATCCCAATGAAGGGCTTCGATCATGGTGTTACGCGGGAAGCCCGAGCAACGAGTTAATTCACCCGGGCTTCCCCATAATGAACACGAAGCCATGTACCTATGAGTTGGTAGGTTCGTGTAACGGATTAATTTGTTTCCTCACGAATTTCTTACACGgtaaaaaagaaatcaatttaTGGAACCCGTCATTGAGGAAATACAGGACGGTGCCCGCTTCCACCTTCTCCCCGGAACGTCAGAGGCACGCGCCTAGTTACGGGTTCGGTTTTGATGGTAGCAACGATCACAAAATGGTAAAAGTTACTTACATTGATGAtagaatattaaaaaaaccaATTGTCGAGGTGTATAGTTTAAAACAGGATTCATGGAAGACCATTGGGGACTGTTTTCCTTCACAATATTATTACGTACGAGGTGTCACGGTTTTCTTCAACGGGTGCATCCATTGGCTTACGCAGCGCGAATACGGAAAAATTCGACCTAGGAGGTTGCCTATAGTTTCTTTTGACGTGGTAAAAGAGGTGTTTCAAGAATTTTGGCTCCCCAATCCTACAGAACGGGAAGCCAATTGTATAAGCCCGTTGCATGGATCACTATGTGTTTGTGCAAAATCAACTTCACCAATCGATACAATTCTCGATATTGAGGTTTGGTTAATGAAAGAATACGCAATGGAGGAGACGTGGACAAAATTGTATGTGACAAGGTTGGATGAAGAGTTGTCCGGGCCTATAATTCCTTTGAGAGTGTTGGACCATTTTGCAGAGGCAATTGTGTACATAAATAAGAATGTTTTTTTGTATgatcatgaaaatgaagaattTGAGGATTTTGGTATTTGGGCTAATGGAATTGGAGTTCCTTATGTGACTTCTTTTATGGAGAGTTTGGTTTGGGTTGAACCAATTATAGTTGAAACTACTCgaattaaagaagaagttaaTTTTACAATTGAAAGGATGGAAATTGAGAATGCAAAGCTAGAGAGTACAACTAGTAAGAAGGAAACTAAGGAAGTAGGTGCTAAGCAAGATGGTAATTGTGTGATCCTATGA